Below is a window of Culturomica massiliensis DNA.
CTAATCTCACCGGTGGTATGGCTGCGATCGGTAAGTATATTGTTCTGAATACCCGTGCTGAAAAGAGTATTTATATCGATGCAAAAACCGGAGAGAAAGTCGGTGAGATCGATTTGGGGGCTATCACCGGAAATCTGATCAACTTCAATACGACGGGAGATGAAGCGGGGAATATTTTGATCTGTAATTTGTCGCCTAACGACGGTGCCAATAATAAATATTTTAAGATATGGAAGATAGCCGGAGTTACCGGTACGCCTCAGGAGTTGATCTCTTATGAGAATACGCCTCAATATGAACTTGGACGTAAGTTTTCTGTCAGAGGTAGTGTGGACGGAGATGCCATTATTACGGCTCCGATTGTAAATACAACGGCATTTGCCCGCTGGACGATCGTAGGGGGGCAGGTGACATCCCAGACTCCGGAAATCGTAACCGTAACGGGTCCGACCGTATGGGGATTGCATTGTGATGTGATCTATACTTCGGCTACGGATGTTAACAGTGATTATTTCGTGGTATCCTATGCCGACAATACGGCTGCCTGGGTGAACGGTGCAACGAACGTAACCCGTCAGAAACTCGATCCGTTGAATCCGAATTTCTATTGCAATACGGTTGACTATGTTGAGTTCAACAAAGGCAAATATATGAGTTATGCCTGGGTAAATCCGTGGACCTGGGGAGATGCCGACCGGGTATTTATGCTCAATGTTTCTTCTTTGGCCAATTATACCGGAGCTGTGGCAACAGAATGGGGATGGGATTCCGGTAATCCGGTTGTGGAATGGGCTTCTCCGTATGACGGCGGAGTTACCGGTTTCGGTCCGAAATACATCGGACAGCCTGCTAATGGAAACGGTACGGCGGACGTGGCATTCCGGGTTTCGGATAACGGATATTATCTGTATCTCTATTTCATGTTTACCAATGGTTGTATTGCCGGGTATCAGTTTGATTGTATAGATTTGTAATAAATTGAAAACTGTGTCGGAACTTTCTGCCTCCTTTATAAAGGGGGAAAGTTTTGACACAGTTTCTATATACGTGTATTTTGTATGAATAATGTTTGGAAGTCAGTTTTTTATGCGTTTTTTGCGGTTGTTTTGTCCGGTTTTCTGGGAGTGGGGTGTGGAGATGACGGGAATAAACATTCCTGGGAATTCGGGGACGACGATGAGGAGGAGACCGATCCGAAGGCAGAAAAAACCCGCTATATCTGGATAGATGCGGCAGCCAATTTCCCGGATTTTGCAAATAGTAAAGAAAACATAGCCAGAGATCTCGGGTTGGCAAAGGAGTCCGGATTTACCGATATTGTTGTGGATGTCCGGCCTACAAACGGAGATGTATTGTTTAAAACAACTGCCGGCAGTCAAGTCGAATGGTTGGGAGCCTGGGTGTCTGGTGTGTACACGAAAGTCAACCGTACGGCAACCTGGGATTATTTACAGGCCTTTATCGACGAAGGACATCGTTTGGGCCTGCGGGTGCATGCCGGTTTCAATACTTTTGTCGGAGGAAATGTGACGGCTTTGGGAAATGCAGGGGTTGTCTTCAGGGATGATGAAAAAGCGGCCTGGGTAACCTATAAATTGTCCGATAGCGGTATACACAGTGCTTTGGATGAGCAAACCGGCGGAGAACGTTTTTTTAATCCGGTAAACGAAGATGTGCAAAATTATATTTGCGATTTGCTGGAAGATCTGGCTGCTTATGAAGGTTTGGACGGTATTATTCTGGACCGGGGACGTTTTGAGGGATTAGCCAGTGATTTTTCGGATTATACCCGGAAAAAGTTTGAAGCTTTTTTAGGACATGAAATTGCTGATTTTCCGGGAGATGTTATGCGGACAGATATAACGGAAGGAAATATTCCGTCTGAGGTGCCGGTTTATTTTAAAAAATGGCTCGAATTCAGGGTAAAGGTTGTTCATGATTTTATGGTAAAGGCCCGCACCCGGATAAAGGCCCGTAATCCGGAAGTTAAATTCGGCGTGTATGTAGGTGGATGGTATTCAACTTATTACGCCAACGGTGTAAATTGGGCGAGTCCCGATTACAATACGTCTTTGAAATATTCATGGGCGACGGCAGATTATAAAAATTACGGTTACGCAGATCATATGGATCAGATATTGATAGGAGCTTATGCTGCACCTACCGCTGTTTACGGGAATACGGAATGGACGATTCAGGGTTTTTGCCGGAACGCGATGGACCTTATTAAAGGAGCTGCGCCCGTTATCGGAGGGCCGGATGTCGGCAACGGTCAGT
It encodes the following:
- a CDS encoding DUF5018 domain-containing protein is translated as MKKYTILQLIAALCLLLGGCQDVETVVPDVAAVGISSITATFEDGSGNFKGIVEEGKNEIIIVIPYYYPENTDNVMTMDKFTNMRMSASLADNVTISPALLYMDLTKENVVTVKNQRKESNRYIVKGEIRKSTACLLEEFNLPGLGISGVIDQDKKTVSLVSTDNIGEVLADVTLSYHATISPDPRTVALNYDEDVQLTVTAHDGVTKSVYTVQKRLPEKLNVGIRKGSVKELFIKKLNADLGITTANLTGGMAAIGKYIVLNTRAEKSIYIDAKTGEKVGEIDLGAITGNLINFNTTGDEAGNILICNLSPNDGANNKYFKIWKIAGVTGTPQELISYENTPQYELGRKFSVRGSVDGDAIITAPIVNTTAFARWTIVGGQVTSQTPEIVTVTGPTVWGLHCDVIYTSATDVNSDYFVVSYADNTAAWVNGATNVTRQKLDPLNPNFYCNTVDYVEFNKGKYMSYAWVNPWTWGDADRVFMLNVSSLANYTGAVATEWGWDSGNPVVEWASPYDGGVTGFGPKYIGQPANGNGTADVAFRVSDNGYYLYLYFMFTNGCIAGYQFDCIDL
- a CDS encoding alpha amylase family protein, whose protein sequence is MNNVWKSVFYAFFAVVLSGFLGVGCGDDGNKHSWEFGDDDEEETDPKAEKTRYIWIDAAANFPDFANSKENIARDLGLAKESGFTDIVVDVRPTNGDVLFKTTAGSQVEWLGAWVSGVYTKVNRTATWDYLQAFIDEGHRLGLRVHAGFNTFVGGNVTALGNAGVVFRDDEKAAWVTYKLSDSGIHSALDEQTGGERFFNPVNEDVQNYICDLLEDLAAYEGLDGIILDRGRFEGLASDFSDYTRKKFEAFLGHEIADFPGDVMRTDITEGNIPSEVPVYFKKWLEFRVKVVHDFMVKARTRIKARNPEVKFGVYVGGWYSTYYANGVNWASPDYNTSLKYSWATADYKNYGYADHMDQILIGAYAAPTAVYGNTEWTIQGFCRNAMDLIKGAAPVIGGPDVGNGQWATAGDAVVNQAITKSVDAAIHACDGYFLFDMIHLKQKNQWQYVKQGIDNYLVTVHK